From Selenomonas sp. AB3002, one genomic window encodes:
- a CDS encoding Crp/Fnr family transcriptional regulator: MKLDYMLDHIPENIRQHTTKRTFQPGDVVVRKGEKADHVYILTAGKLRVSNEFESGQRYTFASLEVPDMIGDLEVLAEQEHFAATNEAVTECQVLSLTADTFLHWMKTDNDFAVAVAKLLAAKMYPTSNEAGRVKFQPSQERFEEYLAKRLGDIETDLFILHTSRQQIADDIGTSVKTVNRCVTKMRDDGDLSLLHGKITLNREQQARLRAVWKNEP, encoded by the coding sequence ATGAAACTGGACTATATGCTGGATCATATTCCGGAAAATATCCGGCAGCATACCACCAAACGCACCTTCCAGCCAGGGGATGTGGTGGTGAGGAAAGGTGAAAAGGCCGACCATGTATACATACTGACAGCAGGCAAGCTCCGGGTCAGCAATGAGTTTGAAAGCGGCCAGCGCTATACATTTGCCTCTTTGGAAGTGCCGGATATGATTGGAGATCTGGAAGTCCTGGCAGAACAGGAACACTTTGCCGCCACTAATGAGGCCGTCACTGAGTGCCAGGTATTGTCACTGACAGCTGACACCTTCCTGCACTGGATGAAAACCGACAATGACTTTGCCGTAGCAGTGGCAAAGCTGCTGGCTGCCAAGATGTACCCCACTTCCAACGAGGCTGGCCGGGTAAAATTCCAGCCCAGCCAGGAGCGCTTCGAGGAATACCTGGCCAAGCGCCTGGGCGATATCGAGACAGACCTCTTCATCCTCCACACCAGCCGCCAGCAGATAGCCGATGACATCGGCACCAGCGTCAAAACCGTCAACCGCTGCGTCACCAAGATGCGGGATGACGGTGACCTCTCCCTGCTCCACGGCAAGATTACCCTGAACCGTGAGCAGCAGGCCCGTCTCAGAGCTGTGTGGAAAAACGAACCTTAA
- a CDS encoding tetratricopeptide repeat protein: MAEKKLLPYQKVHKCYLALMDALERCRYQEAVALAEEIREIGTRDRKIWHTVLAAYIDGNDKDGALAAAADYEGLFDMKEDGTGHFLLGRIKMLSGDWESAEAEVRHALNLPMEDWYRGAAYSILANLERKLARPREAAGHYLKSVEYKTLATGSLADYSNYLFNLHYLNEPQSFMLAEAQKYGEMLSRVEQYSHKPHGRAKMRIGYISPDLRFHVVAFFSYALLKDYNRERFEVYCYTNCIEDSASAEFASWVDGWRNVRGMAPVEIAQAVYEDEIDILFDLAGHTAQNMLPVLACKPAPVQLSGIGYFDTTGLPAVDYFLTDHYLDPEDGGNEHYFTEKLLRLPKSHFCYMWHDAPGEVGEAPCLAKGFVTFGCLNNFAKVTDEVLRVWAKILRQVQGSRLHLRAQIFNSEYGRKLAFARIEAAGIDLARVEAYPFAPDYLKDYHEIDIALDTWPYPGGGTTCDALYMGVPVVTLAGERHNSRFGYSLLMNMGLAELCTFSEGEYAERAVSLAEDKECLKALHKKLRPMMERSPVMASGPYVAAVEQAYAEIYVKWLEKSGFTIEESGLLWLNTPVKENNEAAEPVGDAAGERTVNMSKSSRKLNKKKEKANKMEIRRRDAGLREQMKEQMEAGDYAEALGSLAELVKDNSYDPDLLYDGAYCYFMVGDYERSTKWVDMVMDLAPYHIPARILLARLCILNEREEGALSLSDVLLASNRELLTEEQSQDLNDILEYYYRCEPERIRAEYPHVAAFVAGEDEEKTPVVEKTAPPAAPAAPAPEPHVVQEIAPQEVPACEAPAPAAPVADIEAELKAIAEKPVPLQAKIHLYNVFAGGYFYQKNYGEARRFLEEALKIDPLDGESLRNMAVLCHEQGEKEKAQEFASRLPQTDFLLLAALR, from the coding sequence ATGGCAGAAAAAAAACTCTTGCCTTATCAGAAGGTACATAAGTGCTATCTGGCTCTGATGGATGCTCTGGAAAGATGCCGCTACCAGGAAGCGGTGGCTCTAGCAGAGGAAATCCGGGAGATTGGCACCCGGGACAGGAAAATTTGGCATACGGTATTGGCGGCTTACATAGACGGCAACGATAAGGATGGGGCTTTAGCTGCTGCAGCTGACTACGAAGGACTCTTTGATATGAAGGAAGATGGCACAGGTCATTTCCTTCTGGGGCGCATAAAGATGCTTAGTGGGGACTGGGAAAGTGCGGAAGCGGAGGTGCGCCATGCCTTGAACCTGCCCATGGAAGACTGGTATCGGGGGGCGGCCTACAGCATCCTGGCCAATCTTGAACGGAAGCTGGCCCGGCCCCGGGAGGCAGCCGGTCATTATCTGAAATCCGTGGAGTACAAGACTTTGGCCACGGGTAGTCTGGCAGATTACAGCAATTATCTCTTCAATCTGCACTATCTGAATGAGCCTCAGTCCTTTATGCTGGCAGAAGCCCAAAAGTATGGGGAAATGCTCTCTCGGGTGGAGCAGTACAGCCACAAGCCCCATGGCCGTGCGAAAATGCGCATCGGCTATATATCCCCGGACTTACGCTTTCATGTGGTAGCTTTTTTCAGCTATGCCTTGCTTAAGGATTACAACCGGGAACGATTTGAGGTCTATTGCTACACCAACTGCATAGAGGACAGTGCCAGTGCCGAGTTTGCCTCCTGGGTGGATGGCTGGCGCAATGTGCGAGGGATGGCTCCGGTGGAGATTGCCCAGGCCGTGTACGAGGATGAGATAGATATACTCTTTGACCTTGCAGGCCACACTGCTCAGAATATGCTGCCTGTGCTGGCCTGCAAGCCTGCTCCTGTGCAGCTTTCAGGCATTGGTTATTTTGATACCACGGGCCTGCCGGCAGTGGATTACTTTTTGACTGACCACTATCTTGACCCGGAGGACGGGGGAAATGAACATTATTTTACAGAAAAGCTTCTGAGGCTTCCCAAGTCTCATTTCTGCTATATGTGGCATGATGCTCCGGGAGAGGTGGGGGAAGCCCCCTGCCTTGCCAAAGGCTTTGTCACCTTTGGCTGTCTGAATAATTTTGCCAAGGTCACGGACGAAGTCCTGCGGGTTTGGGCGAAGATTCTGCGGCAGGTACAGGGCAGCCGTCTCCATCTGCGGGCTCAGATTTTCAACAGCGAGTATGGCAGGAAGCTGGCCTTTGCCCGCATAGAAGCGGCAGGGATTGACCTGGCACGGGTGGAAGCATATCCCTTTGCACCTGATTATTTAAAGGACTACCATGAGATTGATATTGCCCTTGATACCTGGCCTTATCCCGGTGGGGGCACCACTTGCGATGCGCTTTACATGGGGGTGCCTGTAGTGACTTTGGCAGGCGAGCGGCACAATTCTCGTTTTGGTTACAGTTTGCTTATGAATATGGGCTTGGCGGAGCTGTGCACCTTTTCTGAGGGGGAATATGCAGAGCGGGCTGTGTCACTGGCAGAAGACAAAGAGTGCCTGAAGGCCCTGCATAAGAAGCTGCGTCCGATGATGGAGCGTTCTCCTGTTATGGCAAGCGGTCCTTATGTGGCGGCGGTGGAGCAGGCTTATGCGGAAATTTATGTCAAGTGGCTGGAGAAGTCCGGCTTTACCATAGAGGAATCCGGGCTTCTTTGGTTGAATACTCCTGTAAAGGAAAATAATGAGGCAGCCGAGCCTGTGGGTGATGCTGCGGGAGAAAGGACGGTAAATATGAGCAAGAGCAGCCGCAAGCTGAATAAAAAGAAAGAAAAGGCCAATAAGATGGAAATCCGCCGCAGGGATGCGGGTTTGCGGGAGCAGATGAAGGAACAGATGGAGGCAGGTGACTACGCCGAGGCACTGGGCTCTTTGGCAGAACTTGTCAAGGACAACAGCTATGACCCGGATCTTCTGTATGACGGGGCCTACTGCTATTTCATGGTGGGGGATTACGAAAGGTCTACCAAATGGGTGGACATGGTGATGGACCTGGCTCCTTACCATATCCCTGCCCGCATTCTTCTGGCCCGTCTCTGTATTCTCAATGAGCGTGAGGAAGGAGCTCTTTCCCTGTCAGATGTCCTGCTGGCCAGCAACAGGGAACTGCTTACGGAAGAACAGTCCCAGGATTTGAATGATATTTTGGAATATTATTATAGGTGCGAGCCTGAGCGCATCAGGGCTGAATATCCCCATGTGGCAGCTTTTGTGGCAGGGGAGGACGAAGAAAAGACACCTGTGGTGGAGAAAACTGCCCCGCCTGCAGCTCCGGCAGCACCTGCTCCTGAGCCGCATGTGGTGCAGGAAATTGCTCCGCAGGAAGTACCGGCTTGTGAGGCTCCTGCGCCGGCAGCACCAGTGGCAGATATTGAAGCAGAGCTGAAGGCCATTGCGGAAAAGCCCGTGCCGCTGCAGGCGAAAATCCATCTTTACAATGTCTTTGCAGGCGGATATTTCTACCAGAAAAATTATGGGGAGGCACGTCGTTTCCTTGAGGAAGCCTTGAAGATTGATCCGCTGGACGGAGAAAGCCTGCGGAATATGGCTGTGCTCTGCCATGAGCAGGGGGAGAAGGAAAAGGCTCAGGAGTTTGCTTCCAGGCTGCCCCAGACGGATTTCCTGCTGCTGGCTGCCCTGCGCTGA
- a CDS encoding glycosyltransferase family 2 protein: MSLIAVVSMVRNEADVIESFVRHNLGWADKLYVAVHESSDETLSILQALQQDGLPIVLSEVKGAAQLQSEVVTALMRQAVAEGAGFVVPLDADEFLLPDGSGNAGQSVGNYCRSVFAAMDEGKVYAIPWVRYVPRSGQGFLLSRRAYREKWPDSLTKAVLGAGAVKEAQLEISQGSHRALLPGNEGDRQAVVPEVVKGVHIAHYPWRSEEQAAKKAAVGWLGNVAKYTRYTRTAHQWREGYRELMKGRSLQPENLRQPVKAPRLPGSDVVRLCYTPDYDKESLLEVVMLAAEQLAEECAELRARLFVQPVSIVMQYRGNLELFARTMASALSDDYPFKEYIVLAPEISPEGEAALVELLEQQPVECISLLSGPEAWELLPEGMKGEFVQWLPEGFIMLPDRLIKMVSALSAQEELSLMVSAVEEGDYLSDKIMRQEVFDIDTGKEIFMPGDGSQAAQSIWDARQCFPGGLASAIFRRRQLEALKWPPGKEWQEYEGRELLASLLAGHAYGYIAEPLLRVER, encoded by the coding sequence ATGAGTCTTATTGCAGTAGTTTCCATGGTCCGCAATGAAGCGGATGTAATAGAAAGTTTTGTGCGCCACAATCTGGGTTGGGCTGATAAGCTTTATGTGGCTGTGCACGAGAGCAGTGACGAGACCCTGTCCATCCTGCAGGCCCTCCAGCAGGATGGCTTGCCTATTGTCCTTTCTGAGGTTAAGGGGGCGGCCCAACTCCAGTCCGAAGTGGTGACAGCGCTGATGCGGCAGGCGGTGGCTGAGGGGGCAGGTTTTGTGGTGCCACTTGATGCTGATGAATTTCTGCTGCCGGATGGGAGTGGCAATGCAGGACAGAGCGTAGGCAATTATTGCCGCTCGGTCTTTGCCGCCATGGACGAGGGAAAAGTCTATGCCATCCCCTGGGTCAGGTATGTGCCCAGAAGCGGCCAGGGCTTCCTGCTGTCCCGGCGTGCATATCGGGAGAAGTGGCCCGACAGCCTTACCAAGGCCGTGTTGGGAGCCGGGGCGGTGAAGGAAGCCCAGCTGGAGATTTCCCAAGGGAGCCATCGGGCTCTGCTGCCTGGCAATGAGGGGGACAGGCAGGCTGTGGTGCCGGAGGTGGTAAAAGGCGTCCACATCGCTCATTATCCCTGGCGCAGTGAGGAACAGGCTGCCAAGAAAGCCGCCGTGGGTTGGCTGGGCAATGTGGCAAAGTATACCCGCTACACCCGCACCGCCCATCAGTGGCGGGAGGGATACAGGGAGCTTATGAAGGGCAGGAGCCTGCAGCCTGAAAACCTCAGACAGCCGGTGAAGGCGCCACGGCTGCCCGGCAGTGATGTGGTGAGGCTTTGCTATACGCCGGACTACGACAAGGAAAGCCTGCTGGAAGTTGTCATGCTGGCAGCAGAGCAGCTGGCAGAGGAATGTGCAGAACTTAGAGCCAGGCTCTTTGTCCAGCCTGTCAGCATTGTCATGCAGTACAGGGGAAATCTTGAGCTTTTTGCCAGGACCATGGCATCTGCCCTGTCTGACGACTATCCTTTCAAGGAATACATTGTGCTGGCTCCGGAAATTTCGCCAGAGGGAGAAGCTGCGCTGGTAGAGCTTTTGGAGCAGCAGCCTGTGGAGTGCATTTCCCTGCTGTCAGGGCCTGAGGCCTGGGAACTTCTGCCTGAGGGCATGAAGGGGGAGTTTGTGCAGTGGCTGCCTGAGGGCTTCATTATGCTGCCGGACAGGCTTATCAAGATGGTCTCTGCCCTTTCTGCCCAGGAAGAACTGAGCCTGATGGTGTCGGCGGTGGAGGAGGGGGATTACCTCTCAGACAAGATCATGCGGCAGGAAGTTTTCGATATTGACACAGGCAAGGAAATCTTTATGCCCGGTGATGGCAGCCAGGCGGCCCAGAGCATCTGGGATGCCCGTCAGTGCTTCCCCGGTGGGCTGGCCTCCGCCATCTTCCGCAGGCGGCAGCTGGAGGCGCTGAAGTGGCCTCCAGGGAAGGAATGGCAGGAATATGAGGGCAGGGAGCTTTTGGCTTCCCTTTTGGCAGGTCATGCTTACGGCTACATAGCGGAACCGCTGCTTAGGGTTGAAAGATAG
- a CDS encoding methyl-accepting chemotaxis protein translates to MAEEFKQNEEVTNKLAASIEEIATSTQTVYEAVEQVAKSASALAKAGQESVEQAKFLQEKNADTIKVIDFITNIAGQTNLLGLNAAIEAARAGEQGRGFAVVAEEVRKLAEQSREATEKIQSTLTEMNKAVEGISKSIENTGSISEEQAASTEEITANLSRVTKAAEELKRYVESLK, encoded by the coding sequence ATGGCTGAGGAATTCAAGCAAAATGAGGAGGTAACCAACAAGCTGGCTGCTTCTATCGAGGAAATTGCAACATCCACACAGACGGTCTATGAGGCTGTTGAGCAGGTGGCGAAAAGCGCCAGCGCCCTCGCCAAGGCCGGGCAGGAGTCCGTGGAGCAGGCGAAATTCCTGCAGGAGAAGAATGCTGACACTATCAAGGTCATCGACTTCATCACGAATATTGCTGGTCAGACCAACCTTCTGGGCCTCAATGCCGCCATCGAGGCAGCCCGTGCCGGTGAGCAGGGCCGCGGCTTCGCTGTGGTGGCTGAGGAAGTGAGAAAACTTGCCGAGCAGTCCCGTGAGGCAACTGAGAAAATCCAGTCCACTCTGACTGAAATGAACAAGGCAGTTGAAGGCATCTCCAAGTCCATTGAGAACACCGGCTCCATCAGTGAGGAGCAGGCCGCTTCCACCGAAGAAATCACGGCCAACCTCTCCCGCGTCACCAAGGCGGCAGAGGAACTCAAGCGCTATGTGGAGTCCTTGAAATAA